The Gemmatimonadaceae bacterium region CACCCGAGCCATCGGTCGCGGACTCGGAGGCAGCATCGGCAAGCGGTGCTACCTCGGCGCCCAGTTCGGCCCGCATCGGCGAGAGCGTGCCACTGGGGGCGGCGTAGCCGGTGGGCGGCGACTCGCTGGTGTACAGGTGGCGCGCCGGCACGAGTCGCTCGGCACGCCGTCCGCGCCACCCCTGCACCAGCGCCCCCCCGGCCGGGACGCGCCGCACGATCCCGCCGCGCTTGGCGCCGCGCACCGCGAAGGTGGCCGCCAGCTGCACACGCTCGTCGTCCGTGAAGACGACGTCGACGAAGTCGCGCGGCAGTTGTTCGCGCAGTGCGCGGGCGTCGGCGCGGGCGTTCCGGCGTTCGGGAATGAGGACCACGCGCGCGCCACGCGCCGCCGCGCAGCGGGCCGCCTCGCTCTCCGCGGGGACGGCGAACCAGGTCTCGTAGCCGCGCACCCCCAGCGCACGCGCCACCGTCTCGAAGATCCGCGCCGACCCTTCGTACGCCGTCATTCCGCTCAGGAAGAGCGCCCGCATCTCAGGTCGCCCCCGCCGCCACACGCTCGGCGAACTGCAGCGCGTGCAGCCGGCGATACGTCCCGCCTAACGACAGCAGGGAGTCGTGCGTCCCCCGCTCCACCACGAGCCCCCGCTCCAGCACGAGGATCTGCGAGGCGTGCTGGATGGTGGACAGGCGATGCGCGATGACGAAGACCGTGCGCCCCGACAGCAACCGGTCGATCGCCTCCTGCACCAGGCGCTCACTCTCGGTGTCGAGCGCCGAGGTGGCTTCATCGAGGATGAGGATGGGCGGGTCGGCAAGGAGGGCGCGCGCAATGGCGAGGCGCTGGCGCTGGCCGCCGGAGAGGCGCGTGCCGCGCTCACCCAGCACCGTCTCGTAGCCTTCGGGGAGGGCGACGATGAAGTCGTGCGCGTTGGCCGCGCGCGCCGCCGCCTCCACCTGCGCCGGCGTGTACTTTCCCGGCGCGCCATAGGCGATGTTGGCCCGCACGGTATCGTTGAACAGCACCGTGTCCTGCGACACGATTCCCGTCAGCGCGCGCAGCGACGCGAGGCGAATCTCCCGCGTATCGATACCGTCGAGGAGAATGCGCCCCTGCGTGGGGTCGTAGAAACGCGGGATGAGGTCGACGAGCGTGCTCTTCCCCGCCCCGCTCGGCCCCACGAGCGCGATCACCTCGCCGCGCCGCGCCGTGAACGAGACGTCGCGCAGCACCGGCTCGTCGTCGTAGGCAAAGCCCACGCCCTCGAAGGTCACCGTCCCGACGGCGTCGGCCACGTCGCGCGTCCCGCGGTCGCGCGCCACCTCGGTGGGCTGGTCGAAGACCTCGAACAGTCGCTCCGCGGCGGCCAGCGATTGCTGCGCCACCGTCGGCACCTGCGACAGCTGCTTGAGCGGCTGCAACATGCGCATCACGATGGCGAGGAAGGCGATCAGCTCCGACCCCGTGAGCGTCCCCTCGACTTGCACCTGTCGGGCACCGACGAGGAGGATGAGCATGGCGATGACCGTGGCCACCGTCTCCGTGATGGGCTGGGCGAGGAAGGCCAGGCGCGTCACCTTCACCATCCCGCGCGAGTAGCGGTCACTTGCCTCGCGAAAGCGCCCCTCCTCGTACGCTTCGCCGCGGTACGACTTCACGAGGCGCATGCCGCTGACGGCTTCCTGCACCACGCTCGTCATCTCGCCGTACTGGTTGCCGAGTCGCTTGTGCCCCTTGCGCAGCTTGCGCAGGATCGGCTGCAGCAGCCCGATGAGGAGCGGGGCAACGACGAGCGCCAGCAGCGACAGGCGCCACGACATGATGAACATCGCGACGATCGACGTGATCACCATCGCCGCGCTCTGGATGGAACGCGTGACCGCCTCGGTGATGACCTGCTTGGTCTGCTGCGTGTCCTGCAGGACGCGGGCGAGGATCTGCCCCGCCCTGGTGCGCGTGAAGTAGGCGAGCGGGAGGCGTTGCAGGTGCGCGTACAGCGTGTTGCGCAGGTCGCGCGTCACGTACTCCTGCAGCGCCGCGCCGAACTGTCCGCTGAGCCAGACCAGGACGTTCTTGAGGGTGACGGCGATGAGGATGACGATGATGATGTTGCGCAGCGATCCCATCGCGTCGCCGGAACGCAGGAAGGCCCCAACGATCCGTTGCTGGATGGCGGACACGCGTCCCACCGTCTGCGTCCCGAACAGGGCATCGAGGAACGGGATCAGCAGCGTGAACGAGAAGACGTCGAGCAACGCCGCCCCGATGTTGCAGGCGACGGTCGCCGTCATGCGCCAGGCATGCGGCCGCAGGAAGACTAGGAGGCGCCGATACATCCCCCGTCTCCCGTCCCCCGTCTCCCGTCCGGATGTCTCGTCACGCCCTGGGCGTCAGCAGGGCCAGCGGGACGATCACTTCCTCCGGCGTCACGCCGCCATGGAGGAACGACCCGCGATACCGGCTCTGGTACTCGCGCAGCTTGGTGGGATACACGAAGAAGGTGTTCCCGACCGCCATCAGGGTGTTGGCCCCCAGCCCGCGCCTCGGCAGCCGCAACGCATCCTCGTTGGGAAAGAGGAGCGCCTGCTCCGGCCGCTCGGCGCGCAGGTCCTCGCCGAACTTGTAGCGCAGGTTCTGCGTCGCGTCGCGCTTGGCGAAGACCGTCGCCGGTGTCGTGCAGTGAATCGAGCCGTGATCGCTCGTGAGCACGACGTGGACCTTCTTGCGCGCCGCCTCCTTGAGCAGCGACAGGAGCGACGAGCGCTGGAACCACTGCAGCGTGAGCTGCCGGAGCGCGATCTCATCCTTCGCCACCTCGAACAGGATCGCCGACTCCGAACGTCCGTGCGTGAGCAGGTCGACGAAGTTGAAGACGAAGGCGCTGATCCCCTCGGGCGCGATGGCGTTGGCCAGGTGCCGCTCCAACTCCTCGGAGTCGTACGGCGTCGAGATCTTCTGGTAGCGCACGGGCGCGCCGATGCGCAGCTCCCGCACCTGCGCCTCCAGCAGGTCGCGTTCGTGCGCGTTGAGCGTCTCGTCGTCGCGTTCGCCCCACCAGTCGGGAAAACGCGCCGCGATCTCGCCGGGAAAGAGCCCGCTGAAGAGCGCGTTGCGCGAATACGGCGTCGCCGTGGGGAGGACGGCGAAATAGTGCGTCGTCTCCACGTCGAACAGCGAGGTGAGCGTGGGCTCCAGGATGCGCCACTGGTCGACACGCATGCAGTCCACCACCACCAGCATCACGCGCTTCTGGCGCTGCAGCACGGGGAGGACGAACTCGGGGACGATGTCGATCGACAGCGGGGGCCGATCGCCCTCGAGTTCACGCAGCCAGCGTGGATAGGCGCGCTGCATGAAGCCGGCGAACTCGCGCTGCAAGTCGGGATACAGGCCGCGCAACGACTCGTAGAGCCCCATCTCCCCGGCATCGGCCAGGTCCACGTCCCAGCGCATCAACTCGTCGAAGCGCTCGATCCATCCGCGCCAGTCGAGCGCCCCGTGACGTTCGTGCTCGATGGCGCGAAAACGGTCCACGAAGGCGCGCGCCACGGCCTGCTTCCTGATCCTCGACCCTTCCAGGATCTTCGTGACCGCGGTGAGCACCTGTCGCGGCGACACCGGTTTGACGAGGTAGTCGCGGACGTTGGCGCCTAACGCCTCGCGGAGCGTGGCGTCGTCCTCGCTCTTGGTGACCATGACGACCGGGAGCGTGGGGGACAGCTCGCGCACCTCGCGAAAGGCCTCCATGCCGCGCTTTCCCGGCATCTGCTCGTCGAGAAGCAGGACGTCGAAGGGGCGCCGCCGGATGAGTTCCACCGCGTCGTCGGCGTTGGTCGCCACGGTGACGTCGTACCCCTTGTCGGCGAGGAACAGGCGATGCGGCTCGAGCAGTTCGGCCTCATCATCGACCCACAGGACCTGCTTCGGTGGCTGGCCGAGCTTCGGGAACGACGGCATGGCGTGGTAATGTAGGGGATGGCGCGTACGTTTGCCGAGGGACGCTGGAGCCGTAGATTCCCCGCGTGCTCTCCAATCCCCCATACGCCCTCTCGCCGGTCGTGTTCCGGTACCGCGCCCTGCAAGCGCTCGCCGGTCGACTTCCGCTCGGGGGTGAACGCGAACAGGCGATGGCGCTCCTCCTCGGGGCGCGACTCGCCGACGGTTGCACCGCGCGCGCCGCGCTGCCCGGTGAGTTGCGCAAGGCACGCGGCCAGGGCGCACGACACTGGATGGGAACGCTCACCCTGACGCCAGCGGCCCGCACCGCCGCCCAACAGGTTGCCGAGGCCACGGCTGGGGAGTCCCGTGAAAGCGTCGCCGCCGCGCTCGACAAGCTCATGTCGGTCGTCGCCCCGATCCTCGACCCCCCGTCGCGCTCGGAGCTCCGTCAGTTGCTCGTCCAACTGCGCGCGCCGTAGCGCGGTTAGCGGCATGCGAGCCGACGCGTCGGCACGCCGGCCGACGAGCGAGCGATGCGTCTGGGACGCGCGCTGCCCGCGCCTAGGTTGGTCCGACTGCCGCTCCACCCGTCACTCTCGCGCTCACGCATCGCCGATGTCCGCCTCCGACTTGATCCCCCCCGACGACCCCACCGACGACCAAGGTCCGCCTCCCGATGGCGAACCCCAGCAACCGCCGGCGCGCGGTGAGCCGGCGCGCGGTGAGCCGGCGCGCGTGCTGGACGCGGCCAGCTACCTGGAGGGGATCCATGCGGCTGGCGGCACGGCCGACACGCTGTCGACCGGCTTCCCCTCGGTCGACGCCTTGTTAGGCGGAGGCCTCCGGCGCGGCGATCTCGTTGTCCTGGCCGGCGACGTGGGCTGCGGCAAGACGTCGTTGGCCATGGCGATCGCACTCCGTGCGGCCGAGGCGGGGCGCAGCGTCGCCTTCTTCTCGGGGGAGTTCAGCGCCGAGCGGCTGCTGGAGCGCGCGCTCGCCGTACAAGGGAGGGCGCGCGTGGACGACCTGCGCCACGGCCGGCTCGACGAACTGTCGTATGCCGCCGTCGCCAGCGCCGCACTCGCGATGCGCGAGCGCGCACCGCTCTTCGCCCATCTCCCTCCCACCGGAGTGGCCGGGCTGTCCGACCTCCTCATCGAGCACCTCGGCCTCGACCTCCTCGTCGTCGACCCGGTGCAATCACTCGCCCGCGGCGCGCTCCCCATGGACGAGGAACTCGCGCAGGCGGTGCGCGACCTCAAGGGGCTCGCCGTGCGGCGCGACTGCGCGGTGATCCTCGTGTCGCACCTCGCCACGTCGGTTCGCGACCGCGGCGACGCGCGACCGCAGCTGCAGGACCTGGGCGCGTTAGGCTCGCTGCGCCAGCTCGCCGACACCGTCCTCGCCGTCTACCGCGAGGAGCTGTACGAGACGTCGCGCGACGTCGACGGCGCCACCGAGTTGCACGTCCTCAAGCATCGAGGCGGCGGGACCGGCTACGCCGACCTGTACTTCTACAAGCAATGGCTTCGCTTCGAGGACATGGTGGAGCCCGATCGCTGAACGTCGCTCGACCCTTCCCGCGAGATCGGACCCATCTCCCATCCCGCAGCGCGCGCCTATATTTCGCCCCCACCCCTCGCCAGGACCCACGGGACGCGAACCATGGCCGGTCATAGCAAGTGGAAGCAGATCAAGCACTACAAGGCCGCGGCCGACGCCAAGCGCGGCGCGAAATTCACGAAGCTGATCCGGGAGATCACCGTCGCCGCGAAGTTCGGCGGCGGTGACCCCAGCGGAAACCCGCGCCTGCGTACGGCGATCGAAACGGCCAAGGCCGCGTCGATGCCGAAGGAGAACATCGAGCGCGCCGTGAAGAAGGGAACCGGCGAGCTGGAAGGCGTCGACTACGTGGATGTGCTGTACGAGGCGTATGGCCCCGGCGGCGTGGCGCTGATGATCCAGGCGCTCACCGACAACGCCACGCGCACCGTGGCCGAGGTCCGCGCCAAGCTCTCGCGCGGCGGCGGCAACATGGGAACCACCAACTCGGTCTCGTTCATGTTCGACCGGAAGGGACAGATCGTCGTCCCGGCGAGCGCGATGAGCGAGGACGCAGCGCTGGAGAAGGCGCTCGAGGCAGGTGCCGAGGACTTCGTGAAGGAGGACGACGTCTTCGTCATCTCCACCGCACCGGCCGACCTGCACGCCGTGCGCTCGGAGCTGGAAGCGGTCGGTCTCAAGGCGACCGAAGCCGAGCTGTCGTGGATCCCCAAGAGCACCGTGCGCGTGGAAGGCGAGGCCGCGCAGACGCTGCTCAGGCTCATCGAGGCGCTCGAGGACCTCGACGACGTGCAGAAGGTCGACGCGAACTTCGAGATGGACGATGCGGAGCTCGAGAAGGCGTGACGCCGTAGTGCACGGCGACGACTTCGAACGCCCATTCGTGCGCCGACCGCTCCCGTGATCGTACTCGGCGTCGACCCCGGGACCGCCGTCACCGGCTACGGCGTCGTGCGCCCGGGCGAGCGCGGGGTGAGCACGCTGGTCGAGTGCGGCGTGATCCGCACGCGCTCGCGCGACCCGCTCCCCTCCCGCCTCGCCGAGATCTTCGACGGCATCCGTGAACTCATCGACCGCCACCGCCCCGACGCGCTGGCGATCGAGAGCGTTTTCTACGCCCGTAACGTCCGCACGACCGTGACGCTGTCGCAGGCGCGCGGGGTGATCCTGCTGGCTGGGGAACGGGCGGGGCTGGCGATCTA contains the following coding sequences:
- a CDS encoding YebC/PmpR family DNA-binding transcriptional regulator; this encodes MAGHSKWKQIKHYKAAADAKRGAKFTKLIREITVAAKFGGGDPSGNPRLRTAIETAKAASMPKENIERAVKKGTGELEGVDYVDVLYEAYGPGGVALMIQALTDNATRTVAEVRAKLSRGGGNMGTTNSVSFMFDRKGQIVVPASAMSEDAALEKALEAGAEDFVKEDDVFVISTAPADLHAVRSELEAVGLKATEAELSWIPKSTVRVEGEAAQTLLRLIEALEDLDDVQKVDANFEMDDAELEKA
- a CDS encoding ABC transporter ATP-binding protein, with translation MTATVACNIGAALLDVFSFTLLIPFLDALFGTQTVGRVSAIQQRIVGAFLRSGDAMGSLRNIIIVILIAVTLKNVLVWLSGQFGAALQEYVTRDLRNTLYAHLQRLPLAYFTRTRAGQILARVLQDTQQTKQVITEAVTRSIQSAAMVITSIVAMFIMSWRLSLLALVVAPLLIGLLQPILRKLRKGHKRLGNQYGEMTSVVQEAVSGMRLVKSYRGEAYEEGRFREASDRYSRGMVKVTRLAFLAQPITETVATVIAMLILLVGARQVQVEGTLTGSELIAFLAIVMRMLQPLKQLSQVPTVAQQSLAAAERLFEVFDQPTEVARDRGTRDVADAVGTVTFEGVGFAYDDEPVLRDVSFTARRGEVIALVGPSGAGKSTLVDLIPRFYDPTQGRILLDGIDTREIRLASLRALTGIVSQDTVLFNDTVRANIAYGAPGKYTPAQVEAAARAANAHDFIVALPEGYETVLGERGTRLSGGQRQRLAIARALLADPPILILDEATSALDTESERLVQEAIDRLLSGRTVFVIAHRLSTIQHASQILVLERGLVVERGTHDSLLSLGGTYRRLHALQFAERVAAGAT
- a CDS encoding AAA family ATPase; amino-acid sequence: MSASDLIPPDDPTDDQGPPPDGEPQQPPARGEPARGEPARVLDAASYLEGIHAAGGTADTLSTGFPSVDALLGGGLRRGDLVVLAGDVGCGKTSLAMAIALRAAEAGRSVAFFSGEFSAERLLERALAVQGRARVDDLRHGRLDELSYAAVASAALAMRERAPLFAHLPPTGVAGLSDLLIEHLGLDLLVVDPVQSLARGALPMDEELAQAVRDLKGLAVRRDCAVILVSHLATSVRDRGDARPQLQDLGALGSLRQLADTVLAVYREELYETSRDVDGATELHVLKHRGGGTGYADLYFYKQWLRFEDMVEPDR
- a CDS encoding response regulator codes for the protein MPSFPKLGQPPKQVLWVDDEAELLEPHRLFLADKGYDVTVATNADDAVELIRRRPFDVLLLDEQMPGKRGMEAFREVRELSPTLPVVMVTKSEDDATLREALGANVRDYLVKPVSPRQVLTAVTKILEGSRIRKQAVARAFVDRFRAIEHERHGALDWRGWIERFDELMRWDVDLADAGEMGLYESLRGLYPDLQREFAGFMQRAYPRWLRELEGDRPPLSIDIVPEFVLPVLQRQKRVMLVVVDCMRVDQWRILEPTLTSLFDVETTHYFAVLPTATPYSRNALFSGLFPGEIAARFPDWWGERDDETLNAHERDLLEAQVRELRIGAPVRYQKISTPYDSEELERHLANAIAPEGISAFVFNFVDLLTHGRSESAILFEVAKDEIALRQLTLQWFQRSSLLSLLKEAARKKVHVVLTSDHGSIHCTTPATVFAKRDATQNLRYKFGEDLRAERPEQALLFPNEDALRLPRRGLGANTLMAVGNTFFVYPTKLREYQSRYRGSFLHGGVTPEEVIVPLALLTPRA
- the ruvC gene encoding crossover junction endodeoxyribonuclease RuvC codes for the protein MRAPTAPVIVLGVDPGTAVTGYGVVRPGERGVSTLVECGVIRTRSRDPLPSRLAEIFDGIRELIDRHRPDALAIESVFYARNVRTTVTLSQARGVILLAGERAGLAIYEYPPSEIKKAIVGTGAATKEQVQFMVARLLRLKAAPTPADAADGVAAAITCLMTARVATLSGRPFR